The segment TTAACAGCAAAGTTGGGAGGACAGAAAACTGTTATTAAGCAAACCGCTCTGTGGATGCGACTGAGCGCTGCTCCGCCATCACCGGAAgtccttattattattattaatgtggTGAAGAAGGAAGACAAGCCTCTGTTTTGATGAAGTTAATGGAAAGCCTAATAattgtaattaaaatgaaaaacaataatatgCATTTGGATGGATCGAAAATGGAAAGTTATCTGCAGCACTTCATTAAGTGCCTCTAAAGTGTCTGCAGCTCTTAATGATCTCTGTTGCTGTGCTGCAGGTGTCTGGAGGCGTTCTGTATCTACGGCAGTGTGGGCCGTGTGGAGGAGCCTTATGTCAGCATCACCAGGAAGAAGCAGATTCCTCGCAGGGGTCAGTCTGAGGAGGTGGAGCGGCAGGTGGGGCAGGCGGAGGGGAAACTGTTTACTCACCGAGCAGCCTTCGCCCGTACCTCTGTCATTCAGGCCTTCCTGGGATCAGCCCCCCAGCTCACCCTGCAGCTCTACATCTGCGTACTGCAGCAGGGGGTATCCATCGGAAGAGGTGGggattttagtgtgtgtgactcttTGATTTACTGCTCACATGTTACCTATAATTGAGCAGTCTGTCCTCCCCTTCGTCACCAGTACACAGCTCCACTGTGATGTGGGCTGATTAGCTAAGTGCCATATTGGAAATAAGAGGATGGTGTTTTCATGAGTCAAAGTGGTGTTATGTAACTGCCTCTCTGATATCGAGGATGGAAAATGGTGATTCTCTCTGCCAGTTGGTGCAGATCTGAAATCAGGCTGTTcaactctttgtgtgtgtgtttgtgtgtgggagcGTGTATTACTTAAATTGTGGGGACctaaatctgtttacacagtcacaAACAATTCACTTTCAGGGTGAAGATGTTAGTTTAGGCAAGTAGTGgttagggttaaggttagggtgaGTCTCCAGGAAATTAATATAAGTCAGTGTAATATAATGTcctctgaagtgatggaaacatcattgtgtgtgtgtgtgtgtgtgtgtgtgcgcgcgcgcgcgcgtgtgtgtgggtgccaGTATTTCTATTCCTGAGAGAGATTTAGTAAAGGTTCACACAACGTCACCGCAGGACATCTGGTCTTTGAATTAGGACAAAATAAAAGATGTTTTAAATACTGGCAGTCTGACACTTCTATTTTACGCTTAGCACTTTAACATCCTGAATGTGAATGTGGGCTTCAGGGCTTTAAAGGAAAAGATCACAATATTTCAAGTCTGTCTTTTTAACAATAATTAATGTACATCTAAACAGATTGtgcttgctgtaatcattcctcctctTTGTGCTGGTAATTAAAAGATCCCATAATAATTTGTTTCCAGTGCAAGTGATGGAGGGCAACATCCACAGTCTTGTTCTGAAACAAAAATTCAAAGTCCAGAGTTTGTCTGAAGTTAATAAAGCGTCAGCAGTAAGAGCTAATCAAATAAAGTGGACAGTAGTACAGTGGATTGTACTAAACAGACATGTTGATTTGATGAACTCAGATTGAAGCCTCATATGAACTTTGTAATATATTTTGGaatattgaatgtttttttttttttttgggggggggggtctataTTCATCAGTTAATTTACTCAACATGCTTATGTATAGTAACATAACCACCATATTTATATgaccataaaaacatttaaaaataaattattcatatTTTCAATGATttacaggcacacacagacatctataACAAATGAAGAAGTTGGGATAAAATCACTTTATATgtaatagttgtattatttctTACATTTATCTGCTggctgtatttgtatttatagaTAGTGAAACAATAATtatacaacatttttatttataggtATTTTATGGTAtgaatctatttttattttgtaattttgcaATGTATTTTGGGTTGCTGGTAGCTTTATACTTGgttaaattgacaaaataagaAGTCAGACCCATAGCTGAGTTTGTGCTGATATTGTGCATGTGGGGAAAATTATATAATGGGTGATAAGAACAgaaattaatccataaaaaTCTGGAAAAGTGAACCAAAATCAACATGGAAAGCACTAACCTATCCTTTAAGTGATGTTGTCCTCatatttctctgtgtttgttaaTGTCAGGCACACTGATGGTGATCTCCCTCCTGTCTATTGTGTATGGAGCGCTGCGCTGCAACATCCTGGCCATTAAGATCAAATATGATGACTATGAAGTGGACGTCCGGCCCATGGCTTATCTCTGCATTTTCCTGTGGAGAAGCTTTGAGATCGCCACTCGTGTGGTGGTTCTGGTTCTGTTCagctctgtgctgcagctctggGTCCTGCCCGTGGTTCTTCTTAACTTCCTGGTTTTCTTCCTCTACCCCTGGATCCTGTTCTGGCAGAGCCACTCGCCGTTCCCTGAGAATATCGAAAAGACTCTGACCAGGGTGGGAACCACGATCGTGCTTTGCCTGCTCACCTTCCTCTACGCCGGCATCAACATGTTCTGCTGGTCAGCCGTGCAGGTGAAACTCAATGACCCGGACCTCATCAATAAGTCCCAGAACTGGTACCGCATGGCCGTGTACTATATGTTGCGTTTTGTGGAGAACGCCTCGCTGCTTCTGCTGTGGTACATCTATAAAACAGACTTTTACAACTTCATCTGTGCACCGCTGCtggtgctgcagctgctggtcGCCTACGCCATCGCCATCTTCTTCATGATGGTCTTCTACCAGTTCTGCCACCCGTGTCGGAGGCTCTTCTCCTCCAGCATGACCCAGGGCCTTTGGgactgctcctctcttctctgCCTCATGTGCAACTCTGATTCGCCACAGAACAGGCCGATGGGAAAGTCTGTCCTGGAGCCGTCGAGCCCGACCACACACAAAGAACCGGCGAATGACAGAGTCCACGACACAGCCAGCGACACCACAGACGACATCCCTAACGACACAACGTACGACATGCTTGATGATACAATCTATGACACTCCTAATGAAATGGGCAATAATATAGTTGGTGGAATCAACGGTGACATTGGCCACATTGTATCCTGCAATGCCTGAAGCATCACAACTGTTGGACCTGCCATGCAGAGGAACGACCGTGACAGCTTTCATACCCTCTGTAACCTTTTAAGTGCCACACGAATCCCCATGTGTGAGTTGAGTTTACACTTTTAATCTCACTTTTCATACATCCATCTCGACTCCGTTTTCTACCACTATATATTACTCTCACGTGAAGCAAATGTGTCCTTAATTTTAGATCTATTCTGGCTGCAAACATGCGCAGTGTTTCACTTGCTGTAGAGCTGGTGCTCACCCGTGTCATCAGCCAACGTCCTGACCTGTCGTCCTGCAGCCTTTATTTACAATCAAAGACACATGGACACCAACATTACATCTTTTAGTTTTGCGACTGTGTCCACTTATATGCTGCATTATTGATCACAAGGAGCCATGCATTTGAATTGATTGTATTTAGTATCCCTTTTAGAATGGAGGTATGCATGTGTGGAGCCTCAGATGAGGTGTAACAGTTATTCCGCAGGGGAGGGGGGTCTGATTTGTACAGTTTTTCCCTGAACACCCCCATAGTTTTATGGCTGCAAGCAACAAGCTTTTTTACTCCTCGATAAGAGCTTTATCATTAATATGTGCTGCTTCTGTGATGTATTTTTGCTTGAGACGTGACTCTCCACACATTGTTAAGAGCCTGTTCGATCACCAAACACGTTACTGTAAAGCACGGACATCTCCAAGTGTAATGTTTTTGCACGTTTACAAAAGGGATTTTAAGTGGCTTTGATTCAACTGCtaagcagctgcagcagctgtagtgatgtaaaatgctttgtttggATGCATTTGTAGTTTTCTAACTCAAGCTTGTTATGTCTGTCAGCTCTGCGTCTGTATGTCTCATTAGTTATAGAAtaattacacacatacattatataGAATAGAAAAATGTTCACAAttgtaaaaagtatttttgcttATTTTCAACCTTTGAAGTGTGTGGGagaatgtctttgtttttgcacTAATTCTTTTTTTGCAATGTACCTGCAGAGGGATGACAGCCTCCAGTATCCGGATGTTTGTACAAATAAGACATGAAACCTTTTaagccaaaaaaataaataactgaaaaacctaaaataaacattatcaTACAGAGCAAGATCAAaaggcatttaaaaaataaaatcctgctagaaatatctaaataaatttatatttatatgtgaaaattgtgttttcttttaagcACTTACACACTGTCCTGGCTGCCGGGCAAGATGGCGGACCGGGTGAACGCTTATCTCTAAGCTCTGTCTGCTTGTCCCACTTTTAAACACTCTCTACTCTCCAACCTTCATTTTGAGACCCCAAACAATTTCAACATTACGGAAAAATCCGTACCATGAGCACCAGAAAATCCTCGAACATTAATGTTACTCGCGGCAACGAGGCGTAACGTCACGCCTGTCAAGACTACGCCGCCATGATGGAAGTCTCCACCGAGACCTCCAAGAGGAAAGACCCATTCTCGCCGGCAAAGAACCCACCAGTttccaaaaacacagacacgGGGATAGAAGGTTCGGAAGGTATGCTTTCCGTCTTAGAAGCTATTAAGCTGCTTACTGACAAGGTGGATACAGTCGTTTCCCAGATACACCAGAACTCCGTCATGCTAACTAGCATTGCTAATGCAGTCGAATTCAACGCTGCTGAAATCAAGGATTGCAAAACTCACCTACAAACCACTGAGCGGGAAGTATCAGTGAAGAAAACCTAGGAAGAGCTAACAGAGCGTGTCCTAGACCTCGAGCGTTACAAGCGCCGCTGGAACCTCAGGATTCGTGGGATAAAAGACAAAGAAGGTGAAGTTACTCGTGAAGCGGTTTCTACCTTGCTGATGAAGATTTCTCCATCATGGGCTCCAAACATTAACTACATCGTGGACTCGGCTCACCGACTGGGCAGACGCGAGGAAAAAAAAACGAGGCATGTCATCGTCCAGTTCACCCAAAGAACACACCGAGACGCGCTGTGGAAGATGACCAAAGATTCAGCTATCTGCAGGGAGCTTCGGATCGGCTTCATCGAAGACCTCTGTAAGGCAGACAAAGAGTCGCGAGCGATGCTGTGGCCACAGATACAACAAGCGAGAGCAGCCGGAAAACGGGCTTACTTCAAAGGTGGTGCTGGTTATATCAACGGACAGAGAATTACTTAGCAGCGGCACACAAGGTATATTGCCTATACTtatgaaaatgtaattgaagTACTTCTTGTTTGTAACAAACGGGTTGGATGGTTTAGATTGACTTCTGGACATTAAAAGGGACACTACCTGTTACTTAGGCCTCCTTTTTCTTCAATTACAGTTAGTTGAAGTTCATTTTTTCTAGCGTTTGCTTGTTTGTTCTTAgaatgaatgttgttttttcttgtatttCAATTAATGCTAGGGGCCTAAGGtataacacaaaaagaaaatcaatatttttattttgtaagggcgaaaaagcttattttattttgctacaAGAAACTCACTCAAAACTGGTGGATGAAAAATTCGGGATAAACCAATGGGGTGACCAAATTCTTTTTGATCATGGTTCCACTAAATCGGCAGGCTtagctattttattttctaactcACCGGGTAAATTAGTAACCTCAAGAAGAAGTAACAATGGTCATTGGATAATCTGTGTCCTGAGCTTTGATGAGCAGTACTGTATTCTTGTCAACGTTTATGGCTTCAATAACCCAAatcaaaacagtttattttggaTGTTTCTGTTGCTATTGAAAACCTAAAGTTAACTTATCCTGCTGCAAATATAATTATGGGGGGcgattttaaatgtcaaaacagCTCTTTTAACCCAATCCTTTCTGATTTTTGTGGTACCCACAATCTATTGGATCCATGGCGCCTTAAATACCCTGACTCCCAACCATTTTCATGGTTCAAACCAAACAATGAAGCAAAGTCTAGAATAGACTTCTGGTTAGTCTCTCCCTCTATGATGGACTCTGTTTCTGACTGCAGTATGTCAGCTGCTCCTCTCACAGATCATTCTGTCATTAAGCTTGTGTGTAATCCCCCTGGTGCGCTTCGCAGAAACAAAGGGTACTGGAAATTCAATTCTAGTCTTCTTAAATCCCAATCATTTCATGAGGGTATCAAAACCATAATTTCAGACGTGATGACTGATGTTTCTGTGCCATCTTATGTTTTAAAATGGGACTTTATGAAATTTAAAATTAGGGAATACTCTATACACTTTGGAAAATCTCACAGCAGGTCTAACAAACTAATAGAAGTTAACattattaaagaaataaacacttacTCCAATAAGACACCACCTTCTGACAGTGATAAACTGGCATTACTTACTCTGCAAACTAAACTTGACAAAGTCTATCTTAGAAAAGCTGAAGGGGCTTATATCAGATCCAGGGTGAAATGGGTTGAGGAAGGAGAAAAGAGCACATCATACTTTTGTCGTTTAGAAAAGAGAAGGCAGGAGAGGAATTCAATCAATGCCTTATTGATTCATAACCAAGTAATTACAGATACTGCCTTGATTGCCAAGGAAATAGTCTCTTTCTACTCTAAATTATATTCGTCTGACTTTTCTTTTAATGATGCTAACTCCTTCTTTCAGCATATCAAGGATTTTATCCCCCCACATAGACGATGAATTTGCAGAGTTATGCGATGCTGATTTGACTTTAAACGAGCTGGATAAAGCAGTAGAATGTTTGTCCTTAAACAAATCACCTGGTAATGACGGTCTTACAACCaatttttataaacatttctGGGACTTACTAAAAGATTCATTTTTTCTTATGTAAAAAGAGGCAATTAGGCATTTTACGTTTCCCCCTTCCATGAAACAAGGTATAATTACTTTAATCCCAAAGCCCGGCAAGGATCCTAAAATAATAGACAATCTTAGACCTATAACTTTGTTGAACACCGACTACAAAATTGTAACCCTTATCTATGCtaacagattaaaaacaaatctacaCAAAATCATCAGCGACTCTCAATCTGGTTTCATGAAGAACAGATCCATTCATAATAACATTCGTTTAGTGCTCGACCTTCTGGACTACAGACAATTAATTGTAGATGAtggctttatttttttccttgaCTTTTATAAAGCTTTTGAGTCAATTGAACACCCGTTTATTTTTGACTGTCTAAGATTATTTGGTTTTGGTAATAATTTTCAAAACGTTATTCAATCCCTGTATGATAATACTAATTGCTCCGTCTCCTTACCAAGTGGTACTTCTCCCCGTTTTACAGTCAAACGTGGGGTTAAGCAAGGCTGCCCTCTTTCCCCATTTCTCTTTATAATAGCGACTGAAATGCTCtctattttcattaaaaattcTAACAACGCGCCATTGAATGTTCTCGGTAGTCCAATTATCATCAGCCAGCTGGCTGATGATACAACTATTTTTATGAAACAACTATCTGAAGTCCCAAAGATACTACAATCTATTAATCTATTAGTCTTCTCCAAAGCCTCTGGTTTAAAACTAAACTTGACCAAATGTGAATTAATGCCTATTCATGCTTATGATTTGACTGAAGCACACAATGTCCCTATAAGGTCCACTGTTAAATACTTGGGTATACATATCTCAAAAAATTTGACTGAATGTGAAAACCTGAACGTGTGGAAAGTAATAGAGCAATGCCGAAGTAGACTTAACTCATGGATGTTGCGAGATATTAGTTTATTGGGCCATATATTTTTGACTAAAATGGAAAGTATCTCAAGGTGTATTTATCCTACATACTCAGTTGCTATTCCTAATAGAGCTATTAAAAAGATCAACCAAATCAATTTTGACTATATTTGGAGAAGGAAAGTCCACTATGTTAAGAAAACAGAGATGACCAAAACATTTAAGGATGGTGGCCTGCAAGCTATTGATTTTGACTTTATGAATGGAACCTTAAAAATTAATTGGTTAAAATCCTTTCTGAACAACAATAACTTTTGGTATCATATCCCCAGAAAACTTTGAGAAATTAGGAGGTATAGAATTCTTACTAAAGTGTGATTTCACTATTCAAAGACTTCCAATTAAACTATCCCTTTTTCACCAGCAGGTTCTGTTATATTGGAAACTCCTATATAATCATAACTTCACCCCTCATAACTCCCCAATTTGGAATAATAGATATATTACGGTCAAAAACAAATCGCTGTACAACAAGGACTGGATGGATAAGGGTATTTGGTCTGTGATCCATTTAGTAGACAGTGAGGGTTATCTCATGTCATATGAGAACTTCTGTCTAAGACACGACCTCACTGCCAATCGTAATCATTTTAACTCCATAACTAATGCTATCCCCAActcttttatgtgtttaattCGGGGAATGTTAATGAACCCCACTCCTGTCACCCCTTCTCTCCCCGTACTTTTAGTTGGAGGAATTGTCTTTAATAAGGTTAAAATCCCTAACAAAACAGTTAGGAATTTGATTGATAACATCTCATACCCTACAATATCCTTTAGAAACTCAATTTCCCAATTTTTCTCAAAATGTACTGTAAGCGCCATTTATTAGTAGCaagtttgtttatgttataaCATTTGTTACTCTGTCattcttgtgtttattttggtaTTTCGGTGCAACTTCTGTATTAGAACTCTTATTTTGAAGGTTGAAGGAAGCGGTAAGGAAGGAAAACAATAAACGAGTGTGGACGGCGGAGCAACACGGTTGTTTTACCGTCGTTGGTTCTATCCGGGCCAACTCAACGCGTAAAATTGTCTTACGTCGTTCATACAATGTGGTTATGATAACAGAAGTAAGTTTAGTTGAAGTTTATAATTACGAACAATTTAGATAGCCACTACATTAAGTAAAACAACCTGGCTCGACAGCAAGAAGACAACGACGGCGATGACAACGCGTCGCGAGAGCCACCACTGACTTCCCAAGAACAGAACAGACCTAGACAAGAGTAAAGCTGCAGATAAGTGCCCAAAGAACTGCAGGAAAGAAGTCAAAAGGAAACATGAGGACAAGAGTTGTGAAAAAGTAAAGAATACTGTTATGCCGCAGAAGCATGCCAAAATGAGGGTGCTGCCCAACTTCTTGTGAGAATAAGACAACTAGAATGTTTTGGTCTTCAGAAGATGATATTCTTTACGAAAGCCTGGTGAGCTTTATGTCATAGACCATCATTTGTCGAACTAGAAGTTGTATTCACAGCCATAATGGCTGACGATTCACACGATGCAAAGTCAAGAGCTCAGAGCTGCTGCAGCCGGATTAGCCAGAAGAGGGCGCCAAGGTACACCGAAAAGGGTCTGGAAGAACAAGTGAGCAGGCTTATAGGTGCAAGACGATCCAAGTTGTCACAGTTAACATCAAAAAGGAACAAGATTGAAAGACTAATGAAAGATAATGAAAATCCAGACATTGTTGatgaacatttaaatgaatCCTCAAAACTGCTAGAAGAGTTTACTTATTCAAATGATGATGTACTGTT is part of the Micropterus dolomieu isolate WLL.071019.BEF.003 ecotype Adirondacks linkage group LG07, ASM2129224v1, whole genome shotgun sequence genome and harbors:
- the xk gene encoding membrane transport protein XK, coding for MRLPSSIFVSVSLFTAETTAALYLSSTYRSAGDQIWQGLTLLFTLVPSVLVQLTLTFIHRDLSRDRPLVLLLHILQLGPVVRCLEAFCIYGSVGRVEEPYVSITRKKQIPRRGQSEEVERQVGQAEGKLFTHRAAFARTSVIQAFLGSAPQLTLQLYICVLQQGVSIGRGTLMVISLLSIVYGALRCNILAIKIKYDDYEVDVRPMAYLCIFLWRSFEIATRVVVLVLFSSVLQLWVLPVVLLNFLVFFLYPWILFWQSHSPFPENIEKTLTRVGTTIVLCLLTFLYAGINMFCWSAVQVKLNDPDLINKSQNWYRMAVYYMLRFVENASLLLLWYIYKTDFYNFICAPLLVLQLLVAYAIAIFFMMVFYQFCHPCRRLFSSSMTQGLWDCSSLLCLMCNSDSPQNRPMGKSVLEPSSPTTHKEPANDRVHDTASDTTDDIPNDTTYDMLDDTIYDTPNEMGNNIVGGINGDIGHIVSCNA